The window GACGTTGCATACATGCGGCAGACGTTGGCTGCTACCATTCAATTGACTTCCCTTTATTTGAAGTAAAGCTTTTTCTATTTGATTTCTTAAATTTAGAAGCCTTTGACCTTCCTCCTGCAAATCGTCTAGGCAACGCACGGCAGCTTCCCCTAATCCCACAATTCCAGGAACATTTAGAGTACCACTTCTACGGCCTCTTTCCTGTCCGCCACCTGTTATCTGAGCTTTTAATTTGATTTTAGGCAGCCCTTTTCTTATATACAATGCCCCTACACCTTTTGGGGCATACATTTTATGACCTGAAAGTGCCAATAAATCCACTCCCAACTCCTTGACATCTACCGGAATCTTTCCTACTGCTTGAACCGCATCCGTTAAAAAGATAGCTCCATGATTTTTAGCCAAGGCAGCCATTGCATTGATAGGGTGCAAATTGCCCGTTTCGTTGTTGGCCAGCATCGCAACCACCAACAAAGTGTTCTCTCTAAAACTTGATTTTAATTGGTCAAGAGAAACCTCACCCTCAGCATTTACCGGCAAACAGGTCAGCTCAAAACCTTGATCTGTCAAACCTTCCAAAGTGTCTAGAACAGCCTTGTGCTCAGTAGCTATTGTAATCAGGTGATTTTTTCCGGAATCTGCCATCTGAGCAATTCCTTTTATTCCAAGGTTTATTGCTTCCGTGGCTCCACTCGTAAATACAATTTCACTAGCCTCTGCTCCTATCAATGTTGCCACTCGCTCTCTAGCCGTTTCAACAGCTTCTTCAGCCAACCATCCATATGGATGGTGGATACTAGATGCGTTGCCAAAAGCCGAGGTAAAGTAGGGTAAAATTGCCTCTACTACCTCCGGAAAGCAAGGTGTGCTTGCATTGTAATCAAAATAAATGGGTAAATCCATCTATGAGGCTTTTGCGTACTGACTATTGTGCCAATTCTTCTGCCATTTTAATGGCTTGATAAGCATTTACAATCCCACCGGTTTGGCTCAAATCTCCAAAACCAACCAATTCTTCATTTCCCGGTTGATGAACTTTATCGTCTCCAACTTTATAAACAGAGCTAGTTAGAATTTTTCTTACTTCTGTAGGTTTAAGGTCCGGATAATAAGCCAGCAAAAGCGCTGCTACTCCGGCCACAGTAGGGGCTGCCATGCTCGTACCGCTATTGTTTTCATACCCCGAATCAGGAATAGTAGAATAAATATCTACACCAGGTGCAAATAAGTCCACACCTTCCTTACTGAAATTTGAAAATTCAGCAGCAAGATTTTCATCTTCTCTAGGTCCGGAAGCGCCTACTTCAATCCAAGCATCTGATACTCCTCTTTTAGCAAACCACCTATTAGGAAAATTATTTCCGGGAGTAACTTCTTTGGAGCTATTCCCTGCTGCATGAATCAATAATACACCTTTTCTTTCTGCATACTTGACAGCTTTGTCTACGTATTTCTTGCCTGGAGAATAAGATTTCCCAAAACTCATATTGATTACATGAGCACCATTATCTACAGCATACCTGATGGAGTTGGCAATATCCTTATCTCTTTCATCACCGTTTGGTACTGCCCGTATAGGCATGATTAATACATGATCGGCAATACCTTCAATTCCTAAATCATTTCCTCTATTGGCTGCTATTATACCTGCTACATGTGTGCCATGAGAAGGGTCAGGACCTGTTGGGTCATTGTTTCCATAATACTTTTCTTTATAATTATCCGGATCATCTCCTACAATTCCTCTAGGGTCAAAATCTGTATTATACGCATATTTTGCCTGCACTTCAAAATGTTTGACTGCTTTCCCAAGCTCAGCAAGGATGGTATTGATGCTTGCGTCTTCAAGTCTGATCATGCCAAACATTTGCTTTAGCATGTCAATGGCTGCAGTGATTTTTTCATCCTCGGACTCAAAATTTGCTAAGTCCTCCAAGCTAAAATCTGCAACCTCAAACTCTTCTTTAACCAAGTCTGCCATGCTAGAGAAGCCTTCCATCATATTATTGTACATATTGTAATTCGATGCAGCTTTTTCCTTGGCCTCTTCAAAGTTTTTGCTAACATTTTCCCAATATTCAAATTCTTCCCGATTACGGCGCTTCACATCTTCCTTTTTCATGTCTCCATAAAGGGCCTTTAATCTTACATATTCTCTTGTCAATTCATGAGAATCATTATCTACCTGCGAACCATCTGCTCCTCCAATAAAATTCCAACCGTGTACATCATCAATATAGCCGTTATTATCATCGTCAATTCCATTTCCGGCTATTTCATCCTCATTGGTCCATATTTTTCCCTGGAGATCTTCATGTTCTATGTCTATTCCTGAATCAATAACTGCTACCACTATAGTAGCTTTAGGAGACTTTCCCTGAAGTAATTTTTCATAGGCTTTTTCAGTACCGGTACCCATAATCCCATCATCTATAGGATCCAATAAAAACCAATTGTCAGGAGTTTTAAGACTATCTTTTAAATAAGCCTCTCCTGAAAATGCATAACTAGACCCATAGCCACTGAGAAAAATCCCCAGTAAAAAAGCGTAAAAATACTTTTTGAAATTTCTTTCCATAGATTTGAATGTATATAAAATAAAATGGCATTCATCAATACCAGCCACTCTAAAAACCAAGATTGAAAGGTACCAAAGATTAAGTTTATAACAAATTTCAAAAACTTTTACGGTAAGATTATCCTTTTGTTGGTTTATTTTGAAGTTGGTCATTGAAACCAAGCAATATACTTGGCAATTCATGCAACGAAAGAAGGCTAGAATCGTTTGTTAAAAAACTTTAAAACCTGTAAAAAATAGGTTAAAAGATAAATTAAACAATCAATGCATTATTTATTACTGAAAGCAGAAATGGACAAAAGCATTTATACCTACTTGAGCCCGTTGTTATAGTATTCGTTTAACTTAAGTCAAAATACCAAATTTCAAGTACTGTTAACTCATTGATTATTTGACTCATTTACATTTTAACAGAAAAAAACATTGACATCTATTGGAAAATTTGACAATGTGGCTTTATTTTGTACAATCCTTTTACTTTTTCTAAAGTAGTTAGGATTTATATAGAAGAGGCAAGAGACAGGCTCGGTGACCCTCTGGCAACCTGGAAAATCCAAGGTGCCAATTCCTGCCAGATGAAATAGGTTACATCTGGGAATATAAATTCAAAACTTATATGAGCTTCATACACCATTCAATAAAGGATAACAACCCCGAAAATTTTCAACAATTATTTGATTTCTATTTAAATGGAAATACAAACCGGCAAAATTGCGTTTAGCTTATGCTGATTTCTCCTACAGGAAAAAATCAAACAGAATTGATAACAAACCTAAAACATAAAAAACATGTCTAAAAATTATCGTTTCGAAACATTACAGGTTCATGGAGGGCAGGAAGTAGACCCAACAACCAATTCAAGAGCTGTTCCTATTTATCAGACCTCCTCTTACGTTTTCAATTCTGCAGAACATGGTGCCAATTTATTTGCCCTAAAAGAATTTGGAAATATTTATACCAGGATAATGAATCCTACCTCGGATGTATTTGAGAAAAGGATGGCAGCTTTGGAAGGTGGTGTTGCAGCTGTGGCTACAGCCTCCGGACAAGCAGCACAGTTCCTAGCATTAAATAACTTCCTAAGTGTAGGAGATAACTTTGTTACCTCTCCGTTTCTGTATGGTGGATCTTACAATCAATTCAAGGTGTCTTTCAAAAGGATAGGTATAGAAGCTAGATTTGCAAAATCTGACAAGGTAGATGACTTGGCAGCAGAAATAAATGATAAAACCAAAGCCATTTATGTAGAGACTATTGGAAACCCTGAGTTCAATGTCCCTGATTTTGAAGCCATCGCAGCATTGGCTAAAAAACATGACATCCCATTGGTAGTTGACAACACTTTTGGTGCCGGAGGGTACCTGTGTCAACCAATTAAACATGGAGCTAACATAGTAACCTCATCTGCCACAAAGTGGATAGGTGGACATGGAACTTCAATTGGTGGTATAATAGTAGACGGTGGAAATTACAATTGGGGCAATGGCAAATTTCCTCAATTCTCTGAACCTTCTGAAGGATACCATGGACTTAATTTCTGGGAGACCTTTGGTGATAATAATCCTTTAGGATTACCAAATATTGCCTTCGCTATTCGCGCAAGAGTAGAAGGGCTTAGAGATTTTGGCCCCGCAATCAGTCCTTTCAACTCTTTCTTATTGTTACAAGGATTGGAAACCCTCTCTCTACGTGTACAACGAACAGTAGACAATGCATTAGAATTGGCAAAGTGGTTGGAAGCACACCCTAAAGTAAAGTCCGTGAACTATCCGGGCTTAACAAATAGCCCATATCATGCTACGGCAAAAAAATACCTAACGCATGGATTTGGAGGGGTTTTAAGCTTTGAAATTGAAGGCGATAAAGAAACAGCTTCTAATTTCATTAATAACTTAGAGTTAATCTCCCATTTGGCCAATGTTGGTGATGCCAAAACATTAATTATTCAACCTTCTGCCACCACCCATCAGCAGTTATCTGATGAAGCTCAAATTGCAGCCGGAGTGACTCCATCTTTATTAAGAATTTCTTCAGGAATAGAACATATTGAGGATTTGAAAGCAGACTTAACCGCCGCTTTCGATAAAATATAAAACAATTAAAATGAACCTTCAATCGCCGCATTTGACTATTGAAATGACGCAGGAGATTTTCTATTGCCAAGAAGCATTATCATTGGAATCCGGAGAATCATTTCCGGAATTCCAATTGAGCTTTACAACACAAGGCCAATTAAATGCAAATAAAGACAATGTCATATGGGTTCTGCATGCCTTAACTGGAGATGCCAACCCACATGAATGGTGGTCCGGATTAATTGGAGAGGACAAATTTTTTGACCCCTCCAAATATTTCATTGTTTGTGCAAATTTCCTTGGTTCTTGCTATGGCTCTACCCAACCCTTGAGCAATAACCCTAATAATGGGAAGCCCTATTACTATGACTTTCCCAATATAACAACGAGGGATATTGCTTCGGCATTGGATAAGTTGAGAATTCATCTGGGATTAGAAAAAATCAATACGGTTATTGGAGGTTCTTTAGGTGGTCAAGTTGGTTTAGAATGGGCTGTTTCTTTAGGGGAAAAGCTTGAAAATGCAATAATTGTAGCGTCCAATGCGAAGGCTTCCCCTTGGATTATTGGTTTCAATGAAACCCAAAGGATGGCGATCGAATCGGATAGCACTTGGGGAAAAACGCAGCCTGAAGCAGGCAAGAAAGGACTTGAAACTGCTAGAGCCATTGGCATGTTGAGTTATAGGCATCCCATGACTTTCCTTCAAAACCAAAGCGAAACAGAAGAAAAAAGAGACGACTTTAAAATAAGTAGTTACCTAAGGTATCAAGGACTAAAATTGGCCAATCGATTCAATGCAATGTCTTATTGGATTCTTTCCAAAGCCATGGACAGCCACGATATCGGGAGAGGAAGAGGCGGAACACCTGTAGCCTTATCTAATATAAAATGCAAAGTACTTTCAATTGGGGTCGATACCGACATCCTATTTACAAGTGAAGAATCAAGGTATATCAGCAAACATGTTCCAAAAGGAACCTACAGAGAAATATCCTCTATTTATGGGCATGATGCTTTCCTTATTGAATACGAACAGTTGCAATACATTTTAAAATCGTTTTATTTGGAGAACAACGGTTAACCCTAGAAATCCCCTAGAATGATCCCATACACTAGGATAAAAGAAACATGCCTGTACATAGATGATTTGGATATAGCAGAAAGATTCTATCATCATGTTTTAGAAATGCCATTAATTTCTAAGGAGGATCAGAGGCATGTTTTTTTTAGATGTGGAGACAGTGTTTTGCTTTGCTTCTTACCTGAAGTAACCAAGCATGATAGCAATTTGCCTCCACATTATGCCTATGGAAAGCAGCACATAGCTTTTGAAGTGGAGCATAAAGATTATTCCGAGATTAAGAAAAAATTAAATGATAAAGGAATCTCCATCACTCACCAACAGGATTGGAAAAAGAATATCAGCAGTTTTTATTTTGAAGATCCTTTTGGAAATGTCCTAGAAATTGTCCCCACAGGTATGTGGGAATAATTATTTTTTTGCTAAATTAATTTTGCACCAACTTTTTATTGCAAACGCCATATTATTTTAATGATAAATTTTATTTAGGAGTTGTGGATTGCATTAACTTTTAGAATATTGCAATAAAACCAATAATTACACTTAGATGTCGAAACAATTTCTGTTAATAGTAGGCCTTTGCGCATGCCTTTTTTCTTGCTCAAATCAAAATATGAATTTTAATAATAACCAAGTAATCGCCCATAGAGGGGCTTGGAAAACCAAACCTCATCCCCAAAATTCTTTGGCCTCATTGCAAGAAGCTTTTGACTTGGGTTGCACAGGATCAGAGTTCGATGTTTGGATGACATTAGATGGCATCCTTGTAGTCAATCATGATGCTGATCATCATGGAATGGTCATTGAAGAAACCAATTATGCAGACCTACTCAAAGAGCCCTTGTCAAATGGGGAGAAAATACCTACTGTAGAAGAATATTTAACTTATGGAATGAAACAAAATAAGACTAAACTTATTTTTGAAATAAAGCCTTCAAGTATATCCAAGGAAAGAGGAATCGAACTTGCAGAGAAATCTGTAGCTGCCGTGAAAAAACTAGGTGCCGAAAATTGGGTAGATTATATCACTTTTGGTTATGAAATGGGACTTAAAGTAATTTCTTTAGACCCGGACGCTAATGTTGCCTACCTAATGGGCGACAAAACACCCCAAGAATTAAAAGACAATGGTTTTTTTGGCTTTGATTACAATATCAAAAAAGTGAAAGAAAATCCTCAATGGATCAAGGAGGCTCATGACCTGGGTTTAACTGTTAATGTTTGGACAGTTAATAAAGAAGAGGATATGAAATGGTTAATGGATCAAAATGTAGAATTCATCTCTACTGACGAACCAGAATTATTATTTTCACTTATCAATCAATAGATGAAATCGATCAGTAGAATAGGTTGTGTTTTTTTCTTGTTTACAATTGCTGCATTTATAGCCATTTCCTGTAATGAACCTCCAAAGTCTACTAAGAAAGTTAATCATATTATCTTAATAGGATTAGATGCTTTTGGAACGAGAGGCTTTCAAAAAGCCTCCACTCCCTATATGAATAATATGACAGAAAACGGAGCCATGGCTCCGTTTTCTCGTTGTTTGCTCCCAACAAACAGTTCTCCAAACTGGACGGCAATGCTTACAGGAGTAGGGCCTTTGCAACATGGCGTTTATGACAACGATTGGGAAAGAGATAAAATAAAGTGGCCTCCTGTATTAACTACGAAAGAAGCTGTTTACCCAAGTTTAATTAACTGGGTAAAGGAACAAATTCCATCTTCCAAGGTTCATTTTTTTTATGAATGGGAAGGCTTGGCAAGATTATTTGACCTCAGTGAGGTCGACAAAATTTACCATGGAAAAAAAGGAGATATTGTTTTTGAAAAAGCAGTAGATGCTTTTTTTGAAGAGAAACCGGATTTTCTATTTCTAAACATCGATGAAATTGACCATCATGGGCACCACGATGGCCATGATTCCAAAGCTTATTTCAATGCCATCACGCATTATGATAGTCTAATTGGAAATTTCACCCAAAGACTTGAAGAGGAAGGGCTTTTAAATGAAACTTTAATTATGATAACGGGTGACCACGGAGGTATCAATAAAGGACATGGAGGCACCACTTTAAATGAATTAGAAATACCTATAATCCTTTATGGGGCCGGGGTAAAAAAAGGGTTAATCATCGACAAGCCATGCTATATTTATGACGTTCCGGTTACCTTAGCCTATGCTCTAGGCATTACTCCTCCCCTCGCAGGGATTGGTAGACCCATTCTTGAGGCTTTTGACACCAATAGTATCTCTGCTCCATATGTTCCAATGCCTTTGGTTTCTCCGGTTTCCGGTTTGTTTCCACAATCCCCTCTTTCGGTAGAAATAAATGTAGATGATGCTGAAGCCGAAATATTTTATTCTTTAGACGGATCCATACCTAGCAAAGAATCAGGAATACCCTATGACAAGCCCATTCAAATTTTGAAAAACTCTATTGTAACTGCCGTAACCTATAAAAATGGAGCTTATAGCCGTGCAGAAGTGAACCATTATCGTATAGGGAACGGTAAAGACGGTAAAATTTCTTGGGAATACTTTGAAGGGAATTTTACTAAAATTCCAGATTTCACACGTTTGAAAGTTTTAAAATCGGGGAAAAGTAAAGAATTGAGTCTAACACATATCCCTCATCGACCAGATCATTTTGCGATTAGGTTTAAATGTACTTTGGATCTTCCTGTTTCAGGTACCTATAGATTTTATACCCAATCAGATGATGGAAGTAAAATCTTAATAGATAATAAGGTCCTCGTGGACAACGATGGCTCTCATTCAAGTACCTCAAAAAGCAACCCTATTGAATTGCAAAAAGGCCTACATTCTATGGAGGTTTGGTACTTTGAAGACAATGCCGGTGAAGAACTTGAAATATATATCGAAGGACCAAATATTTCCAAACAAATCATTACGGATGAGTTTATCCAATGATTTACTTTTTAGGCAAACCTATTTGATAACTGATCGGGGAATAGCAGCAGGAAGGCGACTTAACATTTCATTGTTTAAAAGCTGTGTGGCATTGGTGAAACTTGAAACATTGATTACATTGTTTTTTTGTCTTCCTATCAAAACCACTTCATCCCCTACTTCCACATTCTTAATATGCGTGATGTCTACCATAAATAAATTCATGTTAATTAGGCCTACAATTGGAGCTTTTTTCCCATGAATCAGTACTTGCCCCCTATTGGATAGTGCCCTGGGATACCCATTGGAATATCCCAATGGAAGTACAGCAATCTTCATATTTTGAGTTGCCTGAAAGGCAGTACCATAACCAATAAATTCACCTTGATCAACTGTTCTTATATCCATGATATCTGTTTTCCAGTTAAAAACTCTTTTCATTGTAGAGTCTGAGCTTTTATTGGTTTGGTGCAGGTGAGCATAATAAATATCAGGGCTAGGCCAAAACCCATATTGAGCCACTCCAATCCGTACCATATCATAAACCGTATCCTTCATGGCCAAGGCAGCAGCTGAGCAGGCGATATGTCGAATTTCAGGCAGTACTTTTTTCTCTTTACATGTTTTTAAAAACGCTTTGTATCTCTTGTGTTGCTGGTCAATTTTAAATTGATTGGAGACACTTTCGGCACCACCAAAATGGGTACATAGTCCTTCAAATTTTAACCATTCAGCATGCTGTTTTAAAAAAGCCAGGGCCTTTGGGAATTCTTGGGCATGCATCCCTGTTCGGTTGGCACCGGTTTCTACTTCCAAATGTACTAAAGCACGCTTACCCACCTTTCTGGCTTCCTCCAAAACTTTAGCAAGTCGATTAAAATTATAAACGAAAAAAGAAATCCCATTAGATATGGCCCACCCCAAATCTTCTTCATAGATAATTCCCATGATCAGTACCTGACTTTCTGCTTTGCATACACTCATAACTTGTTCCGCCTCAAAGGAAGAAGCAACACAAAAATGATTGATTCCACATCTTTCAGCCATAGGGACGAATGCTTCAATCCCATGTCCATAAGCATTGGCTTTAACCACTGATGAGAGAATGGGCTTGTCTCCAATCTTCTTTCTGATAAAATTGATATTGCCTTTATAGGCAACTTGATTTAATTCTATTCTTGAGGAATGTTTTACCATTGTTTTTTTATTTCCAGCCAGGTATAGGATTTTCCCCAACTATTCTTAGCAAGTTCTTTTACTTTATCCACCTCATTTTGAGGTACCTCTTCCATTTTTGCGGTAGCATCAAGTGTGTTGTAATGAAAAGCGTAAATCCTCCCGGCAAATTCATGAATAGGAAGAGAAGATTCACCGTGATTTTCTCCATTACCATAAACTGATGGGCAAATTCCCTGCCCCCAATTTTGTCGTCCTTCATTGTTAGGATTCAAGAAGTAAGCCCTTGTTATTCCTTGGGGGTCTTTTTCTACACGAAGTAAAGAGATCGCATGAAACCCCAGCATCTCTCCTTTAGCAGAGGTAATAAAAATCCCCACGGGATTTG of the Cyclobacterium marinum DSM 745 genome contains:
- a CDS encoding cysteine desulfurase family protein, which gives rise to MDLPIYFDYNASTPCFPEVVEAILPYFTSAFGNASSIHHPYGWLAEEAVETARERVATLIGAEASEIVFTSGATEAINLGIKGIAQMADSGKNHLITIATEHKAVLDTLEGLTDQGFELTCLPVNAEGEVSLDQLKSSFRENTLLVVAMLANNETGNLHPINAMAALAKNHGAIFLTDAVQAVGKIPVDVKELGVDLLALSGHKMYAPKGVGALYIRKGLPKIKLKAQITGGGQERGRRSGTLNVPGIVGLGEAAVRCLDDLQEEGQRLLNLRNQIEKALLQIKGSQLNGSSQRLPHVCNVSFNNISGKSLMIRVNKKIAISSGAACSSISDKPSHVLTAMGLDQATAMATLRVSLGRFTTAADIEFAIEYISGVVKDLRTLAS
- a CDS encoding glycerophosphodiester phosphodiesterase, which codes for MNFNNNQVIAHRGAWKTKPHPQNSLASLQEAFDLGCTGSEFDVWMTLDGILVVNHDADHHGMVIEETNYADLLKEPLSNGEKIPTVEEYLTYGMKQNKTKLIFEIKPSSISKERGIELAEKSVAAVKKLGAENWVDYITFGYEMGLKVISLDPDANVAYLMGDKTPQELKDNGFFGFDYNIKKVKENPQWIKEAHDLGLTVNVWTVNKEEDMKWLMDQNVEFISTDEPELLFSLINQ
- a CDS encoding VOC family protein — its product is MPYTRIKETCLYIDDLDIAERFYHHVLEMPLISKEDQRHVFFRCGDSVLLCFLPEVTKHDSNLPPHYAYGKQHIAFEVEHKDYSEIKKKLNDKGISITHQQDWKKNISSFYFEDPFGNVLEIVPTGMWE
- a CDS encoding S8 family peptidase; its protein translation is MERNFKKYFYAFLLGIFLSGYGSSYAFSGEAYLKDSLKTPDNWFLLDPIDDGIMGTGTEKAYEKLLQGKSPKATIVVAVIDSGIDIEHEDLQGKIWTNEDEIAGNGIDDDNNGYIDDVHGWNFIGGADGSQVDNDSHELTREYVRLKALYGDMKKEDVKRRNREEFEYWENVSKNFEEAKEKAASNYNMYNNMMEGFSSMADLVKEEFEVADFSLEDLANFESEDEKITAAIDMLKQMFGMIRLEDASINTILAELGKAVKHFEVQAKYAYNTDFDPRGIVGDDPDNYKEKYYGNNDPTGPDPSHGTHVAGIIAANRGNDLGIEGIADHVLIMPIRAVPNGDERDKDIANSIRYAVDNGAHVINMSFGKSYSPGKKYVDKAVKYAERKGVLLIHAAGNSSKEVTPGNNFPNRWFAKRGVSDAWIEVGASGPREDENLAAEFSNFSKEGVDLFAPGVDIYSTIPDSGYENNSGTSMAAPTVAGVAALLLAYYPDLKPTEVRKILTSSVYKVGDDKVHQPGNEELVGFGDLSQTGGIVNAYQAIKMAEELAQ
- a CDS encoding alkaline phosphatase family protein, whose protein sequence is MKSISRIGCVFFLFTIAAFIAISCNEPPKSTKKVNHIILIGLDAFGTRGFQKASTPYMNNMTENGAMAPFSRCLLPTNSSPNWTAMLTGVGPLQHGVYDNDWERDKIKWPPVLTTKEAVYPSLINWVKEQIPSSKVHFFYEWEGLARLFDLSEVDKIYHGKKGDIVFEKAVDAFFEEKPDFLFLNIDEIDHHGHHDGHDSKAYFNAITHYDSLIGNFTQRLEEEGLLNETLIMITGDHGGINKGHGGTTLNELEIPIILYGAGVKKGLIIDKPCYIYDVPVTLAYALGITPPLAGIGRPILEAFDTNSISAPYVPMPLVSPVSGLFPQSPLSVEINVDDAEAEIFYSLDGSIPSKESGIPYDKPIQILKNSIVTAVTYKNGAYSRAEVNHYRIGNGKDGKISWEYFEGNFTKIPDFTRLKVLKSGKSKELSLTHIPHRPDHFAIRFKCTLDLPVSGTYRFYTQSDDGSKILIDNKVLVDNDGSHSSTSKSNPIELQKGLHSMEVWYFEDNAGEELEIYIEGPNISKQIITDEFIQ
- a CDS encoding homoserine O-acetyltransferase family protein encodes the protein MNLQSPHLTIEMTQEIFYCQEALSLESGESFPEFQLSFTTQGQLNANKDNVIWVLHALTGDANPHEWWSGLIGEDKFFDPSKYFIVCANFLGSCYGSTQPLSNNPNNGKPYYYDFPNITTRDIASALDKLRIHLGLEKINTVIGGSLGGQVGLEWAVSLGEKLENAIIVASNAKASPWIIGFNETQRMAIESDSTWGKTQPEAGKKGLETARAIGMLSYRHPMTFLQNQSETEEKRDDFKISSYLRYQGLKLANRFNAMSYWILSKAMDSHDIGRGRGGTPVALSNIKCKVLSIGVDTDILFTSEESRYISKHVPKGTYREISSIYGHDAFLIEYEQLQYILKSFYLENNG
- the alr gene encoding alanine racemase, coding for MVKHSSRIELNQVAYKGNINFIRKKIGDKPILSSVVKANAYGHGIEAFVPMAERCGINHFCVASSFEAEQVMSVCKAESQVLIMGIIYEEDLGWAISNGISFFVYNFNRLAKVLEEARKVGKRALVHLEVETGANRTGMHAQEFPKALAFLKQHAEWLKFEGLCTHFGGAESVSNQFKIDQQHKRYKAFLKTCKEKKVLPEIRHIACSAAALAMKDTVYDMVRIGVAQYGFWPSPDIYYAHLHQTNKSSDSTMKRVFNWKTDIMDIRTVDQGEFIGYGTAFQATQNMKIAVLPLGYSNGYPRALSNRGQVLIHGKKAPIVGLINMNLFMVDITHIKNVEVGDEVVLIGRQKNNVINVSSFTNATQLLNNEMLSRLPAAIPRSVIK
- a CDS encoding O-acetylhomoserine aminocarboxypropyltransferase/cysteine synthase family protein; the protein is MSKNYRFETLQVHGGQEVDPTTNSRAVPIYQTSSYVFNSAEHGANLFALKEFGNIYTRIMNPTSDVFEKRMAALEGGVAAVATASGQAAQFLALNNFLSVGDNFVTSPFLYGGSYNQFKVSFKRIGIEARFAKSDKVDDLAAEINDKTKAIYVETIGNPEFNVPDFEAIAALAKKHDIPLVVDNTFGAGGYLCQPIKHGANIVTSSATKWIGGHGTSIGGIIVDGGNYNWGNGKFPQFSEPSEGYHGLNFWETFGDNNPLGLPNIAFAIRARVEGLRDFGPAISPFNSFLLLQGLETLSLRVQRTVDNALELAKWLEAHPKVKSVNYPGLTNSPYHATAKKYLTHGFGGVLSFEIEGDKETASNFINNLELISHLANVGDAKTLIIQPSATTHQQLSDEAQIAAGVTPSLLRISSGIEHIEDLKADLTAAFDKI